One genomic segment of Anaerotignum faecicola includes these proteins:
- the rsxC gene encoding electron transport complex subunit RsxC, which yields MQALTFKRGVHPPDGKELAKDQPIKVIMPKENSELFYPMSQHIGAPCDPLVAVGDHVKVGQKIAESGAFMSSPIFASVSGEVVDIRPMLVPGGAMVKAIVVKNDGKMEEIEGLNEGKDYTTMTNDEILAAIKNAGVVGLGGAGFPTHVKLNPPKDTPIDHILINAAECEPYLTCDYRLMLEEPERIVRGLQIMLKLHPNAKGVIGIEMNKPEAIASMQKACEGIDNITVQPLVTKFPQGSEKHLIYAITKREVKSGALPASAGCIVDNVDTVVAIERAICKGRPLMRRIVTVSGKGIKNPGNYKIRIGMTLRDLVDAIGGFNEANPPVKLIAGGPMMGPTLYTLDVASVKTTSGLLCFTKDEAYIPEERNCIRCGKCVEHCPMGLMPFMLNAFAIKGDGEGFVKHHGLDCIECGSCSYECPAKRQLAQSIRATKKIEAGKKAAAAAAARAKAEAEKKAAEEKK from the coding sequence ATGCAAGCTTTAACGTTCAAACGTGGTGTACATCCTCCTGATGGGAAAGAACTGGCAAAAGACCAGCCCATCAAGGTGATTATGCCCAAAGAAAACTCTGAGTTGTTCTACCCTATGAGCCAGCACATCGGTGCTCCTTGTGATCCACTGGTTGCCGTTGGCGATCATGTAAAGGTAGGACAGAAAATCGCTGAGTCCGGCGCATTCATGTCTTCTCCTATCTTCGCCTCCGTTTCCGGCGAAGTTGTAGACATCAGACCTATGCTCGTACCCGGTGGTGCAATGGTAAAGGCTATCGTTGTAAAGAACGACGGCAAAATGGAAGAGATCGAAGGTCTCAACGAAGGTAAGGATTACACAACCATGACAAATGACGAAATTCTGGCAGCAATCAAAAATGCCGGCGTTGTTGGTCTGGGTGGTGCAGGTTTCCCTACACACGTAAAACTGAACCCTCCCAAGGACACACCCATCGATCACATCCTCATCAATGCGGCTGAATGTGAGCCCTACCTCACATGTGACTACCGCCTGATGCTGGAAGAACCCGAAAGAATCGTAAGAGGTCTGCAGATTATGCTGAAGCTGCATCCCAATGCAAAGGGCGTAATCGGTATCGAAATGAACAAGCCCGAAGCAATCGCTTCCATGCAGAAAGCATGCGAGGGCATTGATAATATCACTGTTCAGCCTCTGGTAACAAAATTCCCTCAGGGCTCCGAAAAACACCTGATTTATGCTATCACAAAGAGAGAAGTAAAATCCGGCGCACTGCCCGCATCCGCAGGCTGTATCGTAGACAACGTAGATACTGTTGTTGCAATCGAAAGAGCAATCTGCAAGGGCAGACCTCTGATGAGAAGAATCGTTACTGTTTCCGGTAAGGGTATCAAAAACCCCGGCAACTACAAAATCAGAATCGGCATGACGCTGAGAGATCTGGTAGATGCCATTGGCGGTTTCAATGAAGCAAACCCTCCCGTAAAGCTGATTGCAGGTGGTCCTATGATGGGTCCCACACTGTATACTTTGGATGTTGCGTCTGTTAAGACAACCTCCGGTCTGCTTTGCTTCACAAAGGACGAAGCATACATTCCCGAAGAAAGAAACTGCATCCGTTGCGGTAAATGCGTAGAGCATTGCCCTATGGGCCTGATGCCCTTCATGCTGAATGCCTTTGCAATCAAGGGCGACGGCGAAGGCTTTGTAAAGCATCACGGTCTGGATTGTATCGAATGTGGTTCTTGTTCCTACGAATGTCCTGCAAAGCGTCAGCTGGCGCAGTCCATCAGAGCGACAAAGAAAATCGAAGCAGGCAAGAAGGCAGCAGCCGCTGCAGCAGCAAGAGCAAAAGCAGAGGCTGAGAAAAAGGCCGCTGAGGAAAAGAAATAA
- the rpoN gene encoding RNA polymerase factor sigma-54, which translates to MELSLQVQQKQILSQKMQQSVEILQMNAVTLSEYIREFAEENPLVEWNEEKEPVQQENTELLQKLEWLEEADEQNRSLYRMEHEQEEKERETNAFGRKEGQSLREFLLFQINIQKIPAGHKAVLRFLAESTAESGYLEKDAIEMMMEKYPMKKSTAARILAQFQALEPSGVGARNLQECLLIQLKQKNASALSMKVTRNYLDELAKNRLSYIAKAEKISMERLMRALQEIRSCQPKPGSGFAGEDNVQYVVPDVLVERRGEEFIVTTNTTVMPRLTVSHSYVKLLREKADAQTEEYIAEQLKRAEWALQCISRRESTLQQVVEAIVGKQRDFFSEPQGQLVPLRLVDIAEQLNIHESTVSRAVKEKYLQCERGVFPLHTFFSKAMAKSKAMAKTEAAENVSADSIKNRLRAIIDAEEKTKPLSDRELTERLTAEGVQICRRTVAKYREAMGIAGASGRKRYDAEK; encoded by the coding sequence ATGGAGCTGTCGCTTCAGGTGCAGCAAAAACAGATTTTATCACAGAAAATGCAGCAGTCTGTGGAGATTTTGCAGATGAATGCCGTGACCCTTTCCGAATATATCCGAGAATTTGCGGAGGAGAACCCCCTTGTGGAATGGAATGAGGAAAAGGAGCCCGTGCAGCAGGAAAATACGGAGCTGCTGCAAAAGCTGGAATGGCTTGAGGAGGCGGATGAGCAGAACCGCAGCCTTTACCGCATGGAGCATGAGCAGGAGGAAAAGGAGCGCGAAACGAATGCCTTCGGCAGAAAAGAAGGGCAGAGTCTGCGCGAATTTCTCCTTTTTCAGATAAATATACAAAAAATTCCGGCAGGACATAAGGCAGTCCTGCGGTTTCTGGCGGAGAGTACTGCCGAAAGCGGCTATCTGGAAAAGGATGCCATCGAAATGATGATGGAAAAATATCCGATGAAAAAATCCACTGCCGCAAGAATTCTGGCACAGTTTCAAGCCTTGGAGCCCTCCGGTGTGGGGGCAAGAAATTTGCAGGAGTGTCTGCTCATTCAGCTGAAGCAGAAAAACGCCTCTGCCCTTTCCATGAAGGTCACAAGAAATTATCTGGATGAGCTGGCGAAAAACCGCCTTTCCTATATCGCGAAGGCAGAAAAGATTTCCATGGAGCGGCTCATGCGTGCCCTGCAGGAAATTCGCTCCTGTCAGCCCAAGCCTGGCAGTGGCTTTGCAGGGGAGGACAATGTGCAATATGTCGTGCCGGATGTTCTGGTGGAGCGCAGGGGCGAGGAATTTATCGTCACCACAAACACAACCGTGATGCCCCGTCTTACCGTCAGCCATAGCTATGTGAAGCTGCTGCGCGAAAAAGCGGATGCACAGACGGAGGAATATATTGCAGAGCAGCTGAAGCGTGCCGAGTGGGCATTGCAGTGCATCAGCCGCAGAGAAAGCACCTTACAGCAGGTGGTGGAAGCCATCGTGGGAAAGCAGAGGGATTTTTTCTCGGAGCCGCAGGGGCAGCTTGTGCCTTTGCGTCTGGTGGATATTGCAGAGCAGCTCAATATCCATGAATCCACCGTCAGCCGTGCGGTCAAGGAAAAATATTTGCAGTGTGAACGCGGTGTGTTCCCGTTGCATACCTTCTTTTCCAAGGCAATGGCAAAGTCCAAGGCAATGGCAAAGACGGAAGCGGCGGAAAATGTTTCTGCGGACAGCATCAAGAACCGCCTGCGTGCCATCATTGATGCGGAGGAAAAAACAAAACCCCTCAGTGATCGGGAGCTGACGGAGCGCCTGACCGCGGAGGGTGTGCAGATTTGTCGCCGCACCGTTGCAAAGTACAGAGAAGCCATGGGCATTGCAGGGGCATCTGGCAGAAAGCGATACGACGCAGAAAAGTAA
- the pdxR gene encoding MocR-like pyridoxine biosynthesis transcription factor PdxR, translating into MVEIFQLQLHKSSAVPLYQQLAEGIEGMITDGVLLANSKLPPIRKTAEHFGVNTVTIVNAYKLLEKKQLVYSRVGSGTFVSPLPVEHIPEPVASRNLRSFESGLSMENAINFTSTSLPNEMFPVDAFKEAFNAVLDREKGGAFRYMDSMGYAPLREQLCRYLMNYGIKTSPENVQIISGAQQGIDIISKAMLRYGDVVFVEKPTFYGAAGAFLSRGGKLIEIPLEEDGMDMVILENFLKLYHPRFIYMMAYYQTPTGISYSMEKKRRLLELAEKYDTYIIEEDDFYDFHYDKEPIVPLKALDYKNRVIYIKSFSKILMPGLRMGLIVLPKKIHQAVMEAKYTTDISTSGFIQRALEYYLREFGWGEHAAQARRYGGEKYRKMLSAARKYLSDVAKYGQPNGGVSLWVELPVGVGAEALCSRMLEKNVILTPGSQYDISGEENRHIRLSFLNLSDDKIEVGLKRIGDMIRAMLEEKFLTLP; encoded by the coding sequence ATGGTAGAAATTTTTCAGCTACAGCTGCATAAATCAAGTGCCGTTCCTCTTTATCAGCAGCTGGCAGAGGGCATTGAGGGGATGATTACGGATGGTGTTCTGCTTGCCAACAGCAAGCTGCCGCCCATCCGCAAAACGGCGGAGCATTTCGGAGTGAATACTGTTACGATTGTCAATGCGTATAAGCTGCTTGAGAAAAAGCAGCTGGTCTATTCGCGCGTGGGCAGTGGCACCTTTGTTTCGCCCCTGCCTGTGGAGCATATTCCGGAGCCTGTGGCAAGCCGCAATCTCCGTTCCTTTGAAAGCGGTCTTTCCATGGAAAATGCCATCAATTTTACAAGCACCTCTCTGCCGAATGAAATGTTCCCTGTGGATGCGTTTAAGGAGGCGTTCAATGCGGTGCTGGATAGGGAAAAGGGCGGAGCCTTCCGCTATATGGACAGCATGGGCTATGCCCCCCTGCGCGAGCAGCTTTGCCGTTATCTTATGAATTATGGCATCAAAACCTCTCCGGAAAACGTGCAGATCATCTCCGGCGCACAGCAGGGCATTGATATCATTTCAAAGGCGATGCTGCGCTATGGGGATGTTGTTTTTGTGGAAAAGCCCACGTTTTACGGTGCAGCGGGTGCATTTCTGTCCCGTGGGGGCAAGCTGATAGAGATTCCTCTGGAGGAGGATGGCATGGATATGGTCATTCTGGAAAATTTCCTCAAGCTGTATCATCCGCGTTTTATTTATATGATGGCATATTATCAGACCCCGACAGGCATCTCCTATTCCATGGAGAAAAAACGCCGCCTGCTTGAGCTGGCAGAAAAATACGATACCTATATCATCGAGGAGGACGATTTTTACGATTTCCATTATGATAAGGAGCCGATTGTTCCCCTGAAGGCGTTAGATTATAAAAATCGTGTCATTTATATCAAAAGCTTTTCCAAAATCCTCATGCCCGGTCTGCGCATGGGGCTGATTGTGTTGCCGAAGAAAATCCATCAGGCAGTCATGGAAGCAAAATATACGACAGATATTTCCACCTCCGGCTTTATCCAGAGAGCCTTGGAATATTATCTGCGCGAATTTGGCTGGGGGGAGCATGCCGCACAGGCAAGGCGCTACGGCGGCGAGAAATACCGCAAAATGCTTTCCGCCGCAAGAAAATATCTCTCCGATGTGGCGAAATACGGACAGCCAAACGGCGGTGTCAGCCTTTGGGTGGAGCTGCCCGTGGGCGTGGGCGCAGAAGCGCTTTGCAGCCGTATGCTGGAAAAGAACGTCATTCTCACCCCCGGCAGTCAGTATGATATCAGCGGCGAGGAAAATCGCCATATCCGTCTCAGCTTCCTGAACCTCAGTGATGATAAGATAGAGGTTGGGCTGAAGCGCATCGGGGATATGATTCGCGCCATGCTGGAGGAAAAATTTCTTACACTGCCTTGA
- the alaS gene encoding alanine--tRNA ligase yields MKNLGVNEIRELFLQFFESKDHLRLKSFSVVPRNDKSLLLINSGMAPMKAYFTGQETPPSKRVTTCQKCIRTGDIDNVGKTARHGTFFEMLGDFSFGDYFKNEIIPWSWEFVTKWLEIPEDKLYVTIYEEDDETGEIWHEKVGLPWDRIKKLGKEDNFWQHGTGPCGPCTEIYYDRGPEYGCNSPTCGVGCDCDRYMEFWNLVLTQFDAHEDGTYTELDHKNVDTGMGLERMATIMQGVDSIFDVDTVKYIRDAVCQKAGVEYGKEHKIDVSVRIITDHIRSVTIMTADGVLPSNEGRGYVLRRLLRRAARHGKLLGIQGEFLAELSKAVITCSGEAYPELVDKQDYIFKILSIEENSFYKTIDKGMEILKEDMEEMKAAGETVMSGEKSFRLYDTYGFPVDLTKEILEEAGMRVDEEAFAKEMQAQKDRARKARGGEGYMGAAVTVYDELPTDLETKFAGYDVDTVADAKIVALVANDAVADGAQAEDSVVVFLDRTPFYAESGGQVGDHGIIKTANGVVKVTNCMKVIGGKIAHQGVVEEGSVTVGDIACAEIDKKHRMASARNHSATHLLQKALRTVLGTHVEQSGSYVSADRLRFDFTHFTAMTPDEIKEVERLVNEAIFASYPIVAEEMSIDAAREKGAMALFGEKYGDIVRVVDMGGYSVELCGGAHLKNTAQVGSFKIVSENGVAAGVRRIEALTGEGALLHYQAQEDEVRTLAQMVKTSPDKLVARVEQLLAEQKELSKELEKLKAKMAGGAADEMLSKKVDINGVAVLAAEVKDMDANAMRTLGDQLKNKLGSGVIVLAGAAGGKVSLMAMATDDAVKKGAHAGNIIKAAAAVCGGGGGGRPNMAQAGGKDASKIADALEKAKEIVAEQMK; encoded by the coding sequence ATGAAAAATCTCGGTGTAAACGAAATCAGAGAGCTGTTTCTGCAGTTCTTTGAATCCAAAGACCATCTGCGTCTGAAATCCTTTTCCGTCGTTCCCCGTAACGACAAGAGCCTGCTGTTGATTAACTCCGGTATGGCACCCATGAAGGCATACTTCACAGGGCAGGAAACACCCCCCAGTAAGCGTGTCACAACCTGTCAGAAATGTATCCGTACAGGGGATATTGATAATGTCGGCAAAACCGCGCGCCACGGCACATTTTTTGAAATGCTGGGCGATTTCTCCTTTGGCGATTATTTTAAGAACGAAATCATCCCTTGGTCTTGGGAGTTTGTTACCAAATGGCTGGAAATCCCTGAGGATAAGCTGTATGTCACCATCTATGAGGAGGATGACGAAACAGGCGAAATCTGGCATGAAAAGGTTGGTCTGCCTTGGGACAGAATCAAGAAGCTTGGCAAGGAGGATAACTTCTGGCAGCATGGTACAGGTCCCTGTGGCCCCTGTACGGAAATCTATTATGACCGCGGTCCCGAATATGGCTGCAACAGCCCTACCTGTGGCGTTGGCTGTGACTGCGACAGATACATGGAATTCTGGAATCTGGTTTTGACACAGTTCGATGCGCATGAGGATGGCACCTATACCGAGCTGGATCATAAAAACGTAGATACCGGCATGGGTCTGGAACGTATGGCAACCATCATGCAGGGCGTAGATTCCATTTTCGATGTGGATACCGTAAAATATATCCGCGATGCGGTTTGTCAGAAGGCAGGCGTGGAATATGGCAAGGAGCATAAGATTGACGTTTCCGTTCGTATCATCACAGACCATATCCGTTCCGTTACAATCATGACCGCAGACGGCGTTCTGCCCTCCAACGAAGGGCGCGGCTATGTATTGAGAAGACTGCTGCGTCGTGCGGCGCGCCATGGCAAGCTTTTGGGTATTCAGGGTGAATTCCTTGCAGAGCTTTCCAAGGCTGTTATCACCTGCAGCGGCGAAGCATATCCTGAGCTGGTGGATAAGCAGGATTATATCTTTAAGATTCTTTCCATCGAGGAGAACAGCTTCTATAAGACTATCGATAAGGGTATGGAAATCCTCAAGGAGGATATGGAGGAAATGAAAGCCGCAGGCGAAACCGTGATGAGCGGCGAAAAATCCTTCCGCCTGTATGATACCTATGGCTTCCCTGTTGATTTGACAAAGGAAATTCTGGAAGAAGCAGGCATGCGCGTGGATGAGGAGGCTTTTGCGAAGGAAATGCAGGCACAGAAGGATCGTGCGCGTAAGGCAAGAGGCGGCGAGGGCTACATGGGCGCAGCCGTAACCGTATACGATGAGCTGCCTACCGATCTGGAAACAAAATTTGCAGGCTATGATGTGGATACCGTAGCGGATGCAAAAATCGTTGCTCTGGTTGCAAACGATGCCGTTGCAGATGGCGCACAGGCAGAGGATTCCGTTGTGGTATTCCTCGACAGAACTCCCTTCTACGCAGAAAGCGGCGGTCAGGTTGGCGATCATGGTATCATCAAAACCGCAAACGGCGTAGTTAAGGTAACAAACTGCATGAAGGTAATCGGCGGCAAAATCGCGCATCAGGGCGTGGTAGAGGAAGGCTCCGTTACCGTTGGCGATATTGCCTGTGCAGAAATCGACAAAAAACACAGAATGGCTTCCGCAAGAAACCACTCCGCAACCCATCTGCTGCAGAAGGCATTGAGAACTGTTCTGGGGACACACGTTGAGCAGTCCGGCTCCTATGTCAGCGCAGACAGACTGCGTTTCGACTTCACCCATTTCACCGCTATGACACCGGATGAAATCAAAGAGGTGGAAAGACTGGTCAATGAAGCTATCTTCGCAAGCTATCCCATTGTTGCGGAGGAAATGAGCATTGATGCGGCAAGAGAGAAGGGCGCAATGGCGCTCTTTGGCGAGAAATACGGCGATATCGTGCGCGTGGTTGATATGGGCGGCTACAGCGTTGAGCTTTGCGGCGGCGCACATCTGAAAAATACGGCACAGGTTGGTTCCTTTAAAATTGTTTCCGAAAACGGCGTTGCCGCAGGTGTCAGACGTATTGAAGCGCTGACAGGCGAAGGCGCACTCCTGCATTATCAGGCGCAGGAGGATGAGGTGCGTACACTGGCACAGATGGTGAAAACCTCTCCCGATAAGCTGGTGGCAAGAGTGGAACAGCTCTTGGCAGAGCAGAAGGAACTTTCCAAGGAGCTGGAAAAGCTGAAAGCAAAAATGGCAGGCGGCGCTGCGGATGAAATGCTGAGCAAGAAGGTTGATATCAATGGCGTGGCAGTGCTTGCGGCAGAGGTCAAGGATATGGATGCCAACGCAATGCGTACCCTTGGCGATCAGCTGAAAAACAAGCTTGGCAGCGGCGTAATCGTTCTGGCAGGCGCGGCAGGCGGCAAAGTAAGCCTGATGGCAATGGCAACCGATGATGCTGTGAAAAAGGGCGCACATGCAGGCAATATCATCAAGGCGGCAGCAGCAGTCTGCGGCGGTGGCGGCGGCGGTCGTCCCAATATGGCGCAGGCAGGCGGCAAGGACGCATCCAAGATTGCCGATGCACTGGAAAAAGCAAAGGAAATCGTTGCAGAACAGATGAAGTAA
- the spoIIE gene encoding stage II sporulation protein E, with protein MEKTEIKLEYTEQTPRFGKMLLPKKEPKKPFPWKTLLQGGGFCLMGLFWGRIELMGLLRPMGLAYLSAFFGEGWLFGAVWLAVGLGAFAHAPLKTGAGLAAALAIQLTLGRFLERQEMGKKALLGTLASVLAGIFFAVSRQGLGFYFAIAAVEGALTLGISYLVQKGVVLLLEHGKAVIPSREEMLSLLLLAGGVLAGLASLQNRPIGAFLLPMASAFFLLLAARQEGIGGGAAAGVFLGLLLLLSGGAKLPLFAALALGGMLAGCMRDLGRLASALAMLLAPCIFLFYIDMTLLNPIWIGGLISGALLFSLFPKALLEKYGGLRETEGPQDRYTKMKELTEEKLLGVSAAFDALAKTFVREGERKDRGEIARLVDTIAGKACQDCGLAHFCWEEDLYKTYGMTFAALSHCDSLGRFRASDLPQEFADTCPRVDTLVDTINEVYGLYRRDCLWTSRLRECRELVGQQLLAVGEIMESLSGQMELNCIFLEGAEKELRHALKKQGLSPKEVIITEEKAHRRKQVRVVLPACGGKGSCKDKVLPLVRKTMGCPMVLLEEGTCSVDAKGRECSLLFREAPAFSLTTAAVYAPAEEGRPTGDAAAFLETERGNALLALSDGMGTGEQAAKESRIAIELLEQFTEAGFDRALAVRMINSALLLRRGEEAYATLDICHVNLFDGHAEFIKLGAVASFIWRRDRIISLRAVTLPAGILKQVEPEKNEMRLKDGDMILMVTDGITDALGGEEQTGAWLKAKLTAFPMSNPQDAAEYILQEAKKERRDGRRDDMTVLAGRFWQKQV; from the coding sequence ATGGAAAAGACAGAAATCAAATTGGAATATACGGAACAAACACCGCGCTTCGGCAAAATGCTCCTGCCGAAAAAGGAACCGAAAAAGCCGTTTCCATGGAAGACCCTGCTGCAGGGCGGCGGCTTCTGCCTGATGGGGCTGTTCTGGGGCAGGATTGAGCTGATGGGACTGCTGCGCCCGATGGGGCTTGCCTATCTTTCTGCCTTTTTCGGGGAGGGGTGGCTCTTTGGGGCGGTCTGGCTTGCGGTCGGACTGGGGGCATTTGCCCATGCACCGCTCAAGACTGGCGCAGGGCTTGCGGCGGCGCTCGCCATTCAGCTGACACTGGGGCGTTTTCTGGAACGGCAGGAAATGGGAAAGAAGGCCCTTCTCGGCACCCTTGCTTCGGTGCTGGCAGGTATCTTTTTTGCTGTCAGCCGACAGGGTCTGGGGTTCTATTTTGCCATTGCCGCTGTGGAGGGCGCGCTGACGCTTGGCATCAGTTATCTGGTGCAGAAGGGCGTGGTGCTTCTGCTGGAGCATGGGAAGGCTGTGATTCCCTCCAGAGAGGAAATGCTTTCGCTCCTGCTTCTGGCAGGGGGCGTTCTGGCAGGGCTTGCGTCCCTGCAAAACCGCCCGATCGGCGCATTTCTGCTGCCGATGGCATCTGCGTTTTTTCTGCTTCTTGCCGCAAGGCAGGAGGGGATCGGCGGCGGTGCGGCTGCCGGTGTGTTTCTGGGGTTGCTGCTGCTGCTTTCCGGCGGTGCCAAGCTGCCTCTTTTCGCTGCCCTCGCTTTAGGGGGAATGTTGGCGGGCTGCATGAGAGATCTGGGCAGGTTGGCCTCTGCCCTTGCAATGCTGCTAGCCCCCTGCATTTTTCTGTTTTACATAGATATGACGTTGCTGAACCCGATTTGGATAGGAGGATTGATAAGCGGGGCGCTGCTGTTTTCCCTGTTCCCCAAGGCTTTGCTGGAAAAATACGGCGGTCTGCGGGAAACGGAAGGCCCCCAAGACAGGTATACAAAAATGAAGGAGCTGACGGAGGAGAAGCTTCTGGGCGTATCCGCGGCATTTGATGCTTTGGCGAAAACCTTTGTTCGGGAGGGGGAACGAAAGGACAGAGGCGAGATTGCAAGGCTGGTTGATACCATTGCGGGAAAGGCTTGTCAGGACTGCGGTTTGGCGCATTTCTGCTGGGAGGAGGATTTATACAAAACCTATGGCATGACCTTTGCCGCACTTTCTCACTGCGACAGTCTGGGGCGGTTTCGGGCATCCGATTTGCCGCAGGAATTTGCGGACACCTGTCCAAGAGTGGACACCCTTGTGGACACCATAAATGAGGTGTATGGACTGTACAGAAGGGACTGCTTATGGACAAGCCGCCTGAGGGAGTGCCGCGAGCTGGTCGGACAACAGCTTCTGGCGGTGGGAGAAATTATGGAATCCCTTTCGGGGCAGATGGAGCTGAACTGTATTTTTCTGGAAGGTGCAGAAAAGGAGCTGCGCCATGCGCTGAAAAAGCAGGGGCTTTCCCCGAAGGAGGTCATCATTACAGAGGAAAAGGCTCATCGGCGCAAGCAGGTGAGGGTGGTTTTGCCTGCCTGCGGCGGAAAGGGCAGCTGCAAGGATAAGGTTCTGCCGCTAGTCAGAAAAACGATGGGCTGCCCCATGGTTTTGCTGGAGGAGGGCACCTGCTCGGTGGATGCGAAGGGGAGGGAATGCAGCCTGCTGTTTCGGGAGGCACCTGCCTTTTCCCTCACGACGGCGGCGGTTTATGCCCCTGCGGAGGAAGGAAGGCCGACAGGAGATGCGGCGGCATTTCTGGAAACGGAACGGGGCAACGCCCTGCTTGCTCTTTCCGACGGCATGGGAACGGGAGAGCAGGCGGCGAAGGAAAGCCGCATTGCCATTGAGCTTCTGGAGCAATTCACGGAGGCAGGCTTTGACCGCGCGCTTGCGGTGCGGATGATCAATTCTGCGCTTCTGCTGCGCAGGGGAGAGGAGGCCTATGCGACCCTCGATATCTGCCATGTGAACCTTTTTGACGGGCATGCCGAATTCATCAAGCTGGGCGCGGTGGCATCGTTTATCTGGCGGAGAGACCGCATCATCTCTCTGCGTGCGGTGACGCTGCCTGCGGGCATCCTCAAGCAGGTAGAGCCGGAGAAAAATGAAATGCGCCTCAAGGATGGGGACATGATTCTGATGGTGACGGACGGGATTACCGATGCCCTCGGCGGCGAGGAGCAGACGGGCGCATGGCTCAAGGCGAAGCTGACCGCCTTCCCGATGTCAAACCCGCAGGACGCGGCGGAATATATTTTGCAGGAGGCAAAAAAGGAGCGCAGGGACGGCAGACGGGACGATATGACCGTTCTTGCCGGACGATTCTGGCAGAAGCAGGTATAA
- the tilS gene encoding tRNA lysidine(34) synthetase TilS: protein MRKKVRNTLRQFQMVPKGARLVIGLSGGADSVALLHVLHSLQKEFAWDSLTAVHIHHGLRGAAADEDARFAEGFCADLGIPCIVKHYDVRAEAKARGLGEEETGRLLRYAAFRQTAGEDGFIAVAHHRRDQAETVLMRLCRGTGLKGLAGMAPVRENICRPLLFCDREEIEDYCRENGLGWREDATNREEAYTRNKLRLRVLPILEEINPQAVGHIAKTASLLAEEEDFLEQQTALFWKEVQLPSLPEEVSLSIEGLNALHPAMRRRILRQAVGQFQKKDISAKQLAALEDLLRKESGKQLDFPEGLRAENRYGTLVLSRRAADAPRGFCYALPMEEEIFIPEAGIAVLVSLDEKKVEISAETCTNVFDYDKIGHTLFCRTRRQGDVIPLRKGRKKIKELFIDAKIPRAERERYPLFVAGDTVIWVPRLKEAFGVDEQTDRKVWIQIRRIQE from the coding sequence ATGCGGAAAAAGGTACGAAACACACTGCGACAATTTCAGATGGTGCCGAAGGGCGCAAGGCTTGTGATTGGGCTTTCGGGTGGAGCGGATTCCGTTGCACTGCTCCACGTTCTGCATAGCCTGCAAAAGGAATTTGCATGGGATTCCCTCACCGCGGTACATATCCACCATGGTCTGCGCGGAGCAGCGGCAGACGAGGACGCTCGTTTTGCGGAAGGCTTCTGCGCCGATTTGGGGATTCCCTGTATCGTAAAGCACTATGATGTGCGTGCGGAGGCGAAGGCGCGTGGGCTTGGCGAGGAAGAAACGGGGCGGCTTCTGCGCTATGCCGCCTTTCGGCAGACGGCAGGCGAGGATGGCTTCATTGCCGTGGCGCACCACCGAAGGGATCAGGCGGAAACCGTTCTGATGCGGCTTTGCAGAGGGACAGGACTGAAGGGGCTTGCAGGCATGGCACCCGTCAGAGAGAATATCTGCCGCCCTCTGCTGTTCTGCGACCGAGAGGAAATCGAGGACTATTGCAGGGAAAACGGACTGGGGTGGCGAGAGGATGCCACAAACCGAGAGGAAGCCTATACCCGAAATAAGCTGCGGCTGCGCGTTCTGCCGATTCTGGAGGAAATCAATCCGCAGGCGGTGGGGCATATTGCAAAAACGGCCTCTCTTTTGGCAGAGGAGGAGGATTTTCTGGAGCAGCAGACGGCACTTTTTTGGAAGGAGGTACAGCTGCCCTCCTTGCCTGAGGAGGTTTCTCTTTCCATAGAAGGGCTAAATGCGCTCCATCCTGCCATGCGGCGGCGCATCCTGCGGCAGGCGGTGGGGCAGTTTCAGAAAAAGGATATTTCCGCAAAGCAGCTTGCGGCGTTAGAGGATTTGCTTCGGAAGGAAAGCGGGAAACAGCTTGATTTTCCCGAAGGACTGCGCGCAGAAAACCGATACGGCACACTGGTGCTTTCCCGAAGGGCAGCAGATGCGCCAAGAGGGTTCTGCTATGCCCTGCCTATGGAGGAGGAAATCTTCATTCCCGAAGCAGGCATTGCCGTTCTGGTCTCTCTGGATGAAAAAAAAGTTGAAATTTCTGCCGAAACCTGTACGAATGTATTTGATTATGATAAAATAGGGCATACACTTTTCTGCCGCACGCGCAGGCAGGGGGATGTGATTCCCCTGCGAAAGGGCAGGAAAAAAATCAAGGAGCTGTTCATTGATGCAAAGATTCCCAGAGCCGAACGGGAGAGATATCCCTTATTTGTGGCAGGGGATACGGTGATTTGGGTACCGAGGCTGAAGGAAGCCTTTGGCGTGGATGAACAGACCGACCGAAAAGTATGGATTCAAATACGGAGGATACAGGAATGA